The Sediminispirochaeta smaragdinae DSM 11293 genome has a segment encoding these proteins:
- the sufC gene encoding Fe-S cluster assembly ATPase SufC, translating into MSVLTIKGLRASIDGKPILNGVDLILKSGEVHALMGPNGSGKSTLANVIMGNPRYEVTGGTIDLDGTDILALPVHERARLGLFLAFQYPVEIPGLSMAKFLRRAAETRLSQGQNLRVSSFLKGVRADMDRLSFDKAFLNRSLNDGFSGGEKKRAEILQLLTLKPKLAIFDETDSGLDIDAIKSVAAGIDHMRGPDFGALIITHYRRILDYLAPEFVHVLFQGRVVLSGGNEIVRELEERGYDWVKEGYGEAGGTPLVPETKASQAAHV; encoded by the coding sequence ATGTCTGTTTTAACAATAAAGGGGCTTCGCGCCAGTATAGATGGAAAGCCCATTCTCAATGGGGTTGATCTGATCCTCAAAAGCGGTGAGGTTCATGCCCTCATGGGGCCCAACGGTTCGGGTAAGTCGACTCTGGCGAATGTCATCATGGGAAATCCCCGCTACGAGGTGACCGGAGGTACGATTGATCTGGATGGTACCGATATTCTGGCGCTCCCTGTACATGAACGAGCACGTTTAGGATTATTTCTTGCCTTTCAATATCCCGTGGAGATCCCTGGCCTCAGCATGGCTAAATTTCTGCGGCGTGCTGCAGAAACACGTCTTTCCCAAGGCCAAAACCTTCGTGTTTCCTCCTTTTTAAAGGGAGTTCGTGCTGACATGGATCGCCTCTCTTTTGATAAGGCTTTTTTGAACCGTTCCCTCAATGATGGATTTTCCGGTGGAGAAAAAAAACGAGCGGAGATCCTCCAGCTGCTTACGCTGAAGCCAAAACTGGCTATCTTCGACGAAACCGATTCTGGTTTGGATATCGATGCCATTAAAAGCGTTGCTGCAGGCATCGACCATATGCGGGGACCTGATTTTGGTGCCCTGATTATCACCCATTACCGACGTATCCTGGATTATCTGGCACCGGAGTTCGTTCATGTCCTGTTCCAGGGACGTGTGGTCCTCAGCGGAGGGAATGAGATTGTTCGCGAGCTCGAGGAACGGGGCTATGACTGGGT
- a CDS encoding metal-sulfur cluster assembly factor: MINTETVLKALEDVVDPELGYSVVELGLIYRVKVEGKRVEIDFTLTSFGCPLADLLTADIEAAVRSLHPAAEPVTTLVWDPPWGPERMNEEARLDLGYPV; encoded by the coding sequence ATGATAAACACCGAAACGGTGTTGAAGGCGCTTGAAGACGTAGTTGATCCTGAACTGGGCTACTCTGTTGTGGAACTCGGCTTGATATATCGTGTCAAAGTCGAAGGAAAGCGAGTGGAGATCGATTTTACCCTTACATCTTTCGGTTGTCCTTTGGCCGATCTTCTTACCGCCGATATCGAAGCGGCTGTTCGGTCCTTACATCCTGCTGCAGAGCCCGTTACGACTCTGGTGTGGGACCCTCCGTGGGGACCTGAACGGATGAACGAAGAGGCCCGGTTGGACCTTGGTTATCCCGTATAG